A stretch of Candidatus Neomarinimicrobiota bacterium DNA encodes these proteins:
- a CDS encoding ATP-dependent helicase, giving the protein MMGWILFIIAIIAILIYMQRKKEHNNSTNCSKPNIMEGESNNKPKIEDKEETDKLLQYFRQTFTLEFNNNQEVSMNEDITTISINKYNQPKVTSDVQKKIDRLQNITKSIEKNLIQTTSKKEHLKKFKIDYEKSLNEMQYIAATTIEGPLLVIAGAGSGKTRTIVYRVAFLLENGIPPQQILLLTFTRKAANEMLARTTSLLNDMRCQKVMGGTFHSFANYLLRKYSKFLDISPNFTIIDTVDSADVIDLIRRELHFEKRNRAFPRKSRIQEIISKSRNCNITIREVINREFKGLTEFVKDIELIEKAYSEYKKANNLFDYDDLMEFLRDSLKNNLQFRRNVQETFRYIMVDEFQDTNIIQKEIVDLIAKKYRNIMVVGDDSQSIYSFRGANFENILRFPETYPDCKFIKLEQNYRSTQNILNFTNSVINNAKIGYKKRLFSTNKSGYKPIVGKFYNQEDEAEYIVSKILEIRERGISLNQIAVLYRASYHSNFIQAELLKRNIPYVVFGGVRFAERRHVKDIIAYLRIILNPFDPVSWNRVLKLIPGIGNVTASKIVSHIHKLNGKIDFSSFANYKYSSDLEELGRALNQASKQEVTIPEKIKILKDYYSPILKNIESDYEIRLMDIDVLYNLACKYDDLERFLSDFALDPPSNKYQNQTNPLIDETEDKPLILSTVHSAKGLEWNSVFIPHLLDGLFPSERSIENIEELEEERRLFYVACTRAKEQLFLTTPSHVASWDAFFTLPSRFLVEVEKEKYELLK; this is encoded by the coding sequence ATGATGGGGTGGATATTATTCATTATTGCAATTATTGCTATCCTGATCTACATGCAAAGGAAGAAAGAACATAATAATTCAACCAATTGTTCAAAACCTAATATAATGGAAGGTGAGTCCAACAATAAACCAAAGATAGAAGATAAAGAAGAGACAGATAAACTTCTTCAATATTTTCGTCAAACATTCACGCTTGAGTTTAATAATAATCAAGAAGTTTCTATGAATGAGGACATCACAACAATTTCCATAAACAAATATAACCAACCAAAAGTTACAAGTGATGTTCAGAAAAAGATCGATAGATTACAAAATATAACGAAGTCCATTGAAAAAAACCTTATACAAACTACTAGCAAAAAAGAACATTTGAAAAAGTTCAAAATAGATTATGAAAAAAGCTTGAATGAAATGCAATATATCGCTGCAACAACTATTGAGGGACCTCTTTTAGTGATCGCTGGAGCAGGAAGTGGAAAGACAAGGACTATTGTTTATCGTGTAGCTTTTCTATTAGAAAATGGGATACCTCCTCAACAAATACTTCTTTTGACTTTTACAAGAAAAGCCGCCAATGAAATGCTTGCAAGGACAACCTCCTTATTAAATGATATGCGATGCCAAAAGGTAATGGGTGGAACCTTTCATTCATTTGCTAATTATTTACTGCGTAAGTACTCCAAGTTTTTAGACATTTCTCCTAATTTTACAATTATTGATACTGTTGATTCAGCAGATGTAATAGACTTGATTCGTCGTGAATTGCATTTTGAAAAAAGAAATCGGGCTTTTCCTCGAAAGAGTCGAATTCAAGAAATAATCTCAAAATCTAGAAATTGTAATATTACAATAAGAGAAGTAATTAACCGTGAATTCAAGGGATTAACTGAATTCGTCAAAGATATAGAACTAATAGAAAAGGCATATTCAGAATATAAAAAAGCTAATAATCTTTTTGATTACGACGATTTGATGGAATTTCTTCGTGATTCTCTAAAAAATAACCTTCAATTTCGCAGGAATGTTCAGGAAACTTTTCGGTATATTATGGTTGACGAGTTTCAAGATACAAATATTATCCAGAAGGAGATAGTTGATCTAATTGCTAAAAAATATCGTAATATCATGGTAGTAGGAGATGATTCACAAAGCATATATTCATTTCGAGGAGCAAATTTTGAAAATATACTAAGATTCCCAGAAACATATCCTGACTGTAAATTTATAAAGCTCGAACAGAACTATAGAAGTACTCAGAATATTTTAAATTTTACTAACTCAGTAATAAACAATGCAAAAATTGGTTATAAAAAAAGATTATTCTCAACTAATAAAAGTGGCTATAAACCCATAGTTGGAAAGTTTTATAATCAAGAAGATGAAGCAGAATACATTGTTTCAAAAATACTCGAAATTAGAGAAAGAGGGATTTCCTTGAATCAAATAGCTGTCCTTTATCGTGCTTCTTATCACAGTAACTTTATACAAGCAGAACTTTTAAAAAGGAATATTCCATATGTAGTTTTTGGTGGGGTTCGCTTCGCTGAACGACGACACGTCAAAGATATTATTGCTTACTTACGGATTATCCTCAATCCTTTTGACCCAGTTTCATGGAACCGTGTTTTAAAATTGATTCCTGGTATTGGGAACGTCACAGCCAGCAAGATAGTATCTCACATTCACAAGCTAAATGGCAAAATTGATTTCAGTAGTTTTGCAAACTATAAGTATTCATCTGACCTTGAAGAACTTGGTCGTGCTTTGAATCAGGCATCCAAGCAAGAAGTCACAATTCCTGAAAAGATAAAGATATTGAAAGATTACTATTCCCCTATTTTAAAAAATATAGAAAGTGATTACGAAATAAGATTAATGGATATCGATGTGCTCTATAATCTTGCTTGCAAGTATGATGATTTAGAAAGATTCCTTTCGGATTTTGCTTTAGATCCTCCTTCAAATAAATACCAAAATCAAACAAACCCACTTATTGATGAAACCGAAGATAAACCTTTAATTCTGTCAACTGTTCATTCGGCAAAAGGCCTTGAATGGAATAGCGTATTTATTCCTCATCTTTTAGATGGACTTTTCCCCTCAGAAAGATCTATTGAAAATATAGAAGAATTAGAGGAAGAACGTCGACTATTTTATGTTGCATGTACTAGAGCTAAAGAACAATTATTTTTAACGACGCCCTCGCATGTGGCTTCATGGGATGCTTTTTTCACACTTCCCTCGAGGTTTCTTGTGGAGGTCGAAAAAGAAAAGTATGAATTACTCAAATAA